One Thermus tengchongensis genomic window carries:
- a CDS encoding ABC transporter substrate-binding protein has protein sequence MKRLLPLTLALGLALAQGTLTLYTSEILADVNALVEAFRARNPGVQVQVFRSGTGEVVAKLRAELEAGNPQPDLLWFANEDFLKELAAKGLLRRVPPTVPGYPVQYAQGGGLYYEVRLLYNVLAVNTQRVREAPSAWRDLLKPAYRGLLAMPDPNFSGAALATVGTLSERLGFDFFARLKDLGMRIEQSNPVLQQKLARGEYGLAITTDFGVRQEAAKGAPLAVVYPRDGAILVPTPVAVTSWSKHPELAVRFLNFLLSPEAQRIFAERGYYPVMPGAPKPQGAPERVVGTRARFADAQTLDRFNNLFGLRR, from the coding sequence GTGAAGCGGCTCCTACCCCTTACCCTTGCCCTGGGCCTAGCCCTGGCCCAGGGCACCCTTACCCTGTACACCTCGGAGATCCTGGCGGACGTGAACGCTTTGGTGGAGGCCTTCCGCGCCCGGAACCCAGGGGTGCAGGTCCAGGTCTTCCGCTCCGGCACGGGAGAGGTGGTGGCCAAGCTCCGGGCGGAACTGGAGGCGGGCAACCCCCAGCCCGACCTCCTCTGGTTCGCCAACGAGGACTTTCTGAAGGAGCTGGCCGCCAAGGGCCTCCTCCGCCGCGTGCCCCCAACGGTGCCGGGGTACCCGGTGCAGTACGCCCAAGGGGGTGGGCTCTACTACGAGGTGCGCCTGCTCTACAACGTCCTGGCGGTGAACACCCAGCGGGTGCGGGAAGCCCCCAGCGCCTGGCGGGACCTCCTTAAGCCCGCCTACCGGGGGCTTCTGGCCATGCCCGACCCCAACTTTTCCGGGGCGGCCCTGGCCACGGTGGGTACCCTTTCGGAGCGGCTGGGCTTCGACTTCTTCGCCCGGCTCAAAGACCTGGGGATGCGCATCGAGCAGTCCAACCCCGTCCTGCAACAGAAGCTGGCCCGGGGGGAGTACGGCCTGGCCATCACCACCGATTTCGGGGTACGGCAGGAGGCGGCCAAAGGGGCGCCCCTGGCCGTGGTCTACCCGCGGGATGGGGCCATCCTGGTGCCTACCCCCGTGGCGGTGACCTCCTGGAGCAAGCATCCCGAGCTGGCGGTGCGCTTCCTCAACTTCCTCCTCTCCCCCGAGGCGCAACGGATCTTCGCCGAGCGGGGCTACTACCCGGTGATGCCAGGGGCTCCCAAGCCTCAAGGGGCTCCGGAACGGGTGGTGGGGACGCGGGCCCGTTTCGCCGACGCCCAGACCCTGGACCGCTTCAACAACCTGTTCGGGCTTAGGAGGTGA
- a CDS encoding ABC transporter permease, with product MAAWPWLLAGLLALPLLALFLRGFPALPGTAKDLDVVLTSLLLATAGSLITLALALGLAVLGVLGGVGRTPEALLLLGYLVPPFVTGIGVLFSLQAFGVRIYGVPGILLAWALHYAPLAYLLLKPQVRVAMGLLAAARVHGVGGAKALRVFLPPLLPPLLVAGGTLYLALLGNFGVPAVLGLPERVYVLPTLAYARLLSPTAQDPLGEAAALGLWLGLLALPVVLLGRAGLLEAKEPLLPPARPAYRLLFALYALLALLLVLLGLLREALLNPYTGAWDPVFAQALDLPLVQKGLRNSLLLALGATLLLLLLALALRPFPGLLRRVRGVLDLHYLLPGTLLGVGLILLLAPTPLYATPWLLLLAYLLNFAALALRALEGGLGVEGAVLAGRVHGLGRLRAWLRIGYPLLLPSAFAGAFLIFPLAFAEITLSALLYAPGAETIGVAVLSALNGGLYREASALGLVLMAFSALALLGRPRW from the coding sequence GTGGCGGCCTGGCCCTGGTTGCTGGCAGGGCTCTTGGCCCTTCCCCTCCTGGCCCTCTTCCTTCGGGGCTTCCCGGCCTTGCCGGGCACCGCCAAAGACCTGGACGTGGTCCTCACAAGCCTCCTCCTGGCCACGGCGGGTAGCCTCATCACCCTGGCCCTGGCCCTGGGCTTGGCAGTCCTGGGGGTCTTGGGCGGGGTGGGGCGGACCCCCGAGGCCCTCCTCCTCCTGGGCTACCTGGTGCCCCCCTTTGTCACCGGCATCGGGGTCCTCTTCAGCCTCCAGGCCTTCGGGGTGCGGATCTACGGGGTGCCCGGCATCCTCCTGGCCTGGGCCCTCCACTACGCCCCCCTGGCCTACCTCCTCCTCAAGCCCCAGGTGCGGGTGGCCATGGGCCTCCTGGCCGCGGCCCGGGTGCACGGGGTGGGCGGGGCAAAGGCCCTTCGGGTCTTCCTGCCCCCCCTCCTGCCGCCCCTCCTGGTGGCAGGGGGCACCCTGTACCTGGCCCTCCTGGGCAACTTCGGCGTGCCCGCGGTCCTGGGCCTCCCCGAGCGGGTCTACGTCCTCCCCACCCTGGCCTACGCCCGGCTCCTGAGCCCCACCGCCCAGGACCCCTTGGGGGAGGCCGCCGCCTTGGGGCTTTGGCTGGGGCTCTTGGCCCTGCCCGTGGTGCTTTTGGGAAGGGCGGGGCTTCTGGAAGCCAAGGAGCCCCTCCTCCCCCCAGCCAGGCCCGCCTACCGCCTCCTCTTTGCCCTCTACGCCCTCCTGGCCCTCCTTCTGGTCCTCCTCGGGCTCCTGCGGGAGGCCCTCCTGAACCCTTACACCGGGGCCTGGGACCCCGTCTTCGCCCAGGCCCTGGACCTCCCCTTGGTGCAGAAGGGCCTGCGCAACTCCCTCCTCCTGGCGCTGGGCGCCACCCTTCTCCTCCTCCTCTTGGCCCTCGCCTTAAGACCCTTCCCGGGGCTCCTCCGGCGGGTGCGGGGGGTTTTGGACCTGCACTACCTCCTCCCCGGCACCCTGCTCGGGGTGGGGCTCATCCTCCTCCTGGCCCCCACGCCCCTCTACGCCACCCCCTGGCTCCTCCTCTTGGCCTACCTTCTGAACTTCGCCGCCCTGGCCCTCCGGGCCCTGGAAGGCGGGCTTGGGGTGGAGGGAGCGGTCCTGGCCGGACGGGTCCACGGCCTGGGGAGGCTTCGGGCCTGGCTCCGCATCGGCTACCCTCTCCTCTTGCCCTCGGCCTTTGCCGGGGCCTTCCTCATCTTTCCCTTGGCCTTCGCCGAGATCACCCTCTCCGCCCTGCTCTACGCCCCAGGGGCGGAGACCATCGGGGTGGCGGTGCTATCGGCCCTCAACGGGGGACTGTACCGGGAGGCCAGCGCCTTGGGCCTGGTCCTCATGGCCTTCTCCGCCCTGGCCCTCCTGGGGAGGCCGCGATGGTGA
- a CDS encoding ABC transporter substrate-binding protein has protein sequence MQKRKWLIGTLAALGLGLAQQTTITFYYPVGVAGPLARFIEGYVSEFQRQNPQIRVNTVFGGNYEENQAKVVAAIRAGNPPDTAILLSQQLYTLLAMDAIEPFDPYISKDPELAQAVRDFFPAFMMNSTLDGRVYSLPFQRSTPILYYNKEAFREAGLDPEKPPRTWDELVEYAKRLTKRDAQGRVIRYGVAIPTEDRSTWLLEGLVIQAGGLLYDPAGRGCKVLVDTEPVRKAMQFKADLARKHGVSPEGVIAWGTTPGDFAAGKVAMIYHSTGSLGFIRNNARFAFGTAFQPRLVRYGVPTGGANFYLFKGSDPAKREATLRFIKFMTSPELQARWAIDSGYVAARRSSWNLPLMREYVRQWPQAVTAREQLAYAKAELPVYNLQQVKDIIAEAEQAVVLGRKDVREATREAQRRVDEALRPFCNR, from the coding sequence ATGCAGAAGAGGAAGTGGCTTATCGGCACTCTAGCGGCATTGGGCCTGGGTCTGGCGCAGCAGACCACCATCACCTTCTACTACCCCGTAGGGGTGGCGGGCCCGCTGGCACGGTTCATTGAGGGCTACGTAAGCGAGTTCCAGAGGCAGAACCCGCAGATACGGGTGAACACGGTGTTCGGGGGCAACTACGAGGAAAACCAGGCCAAGGTGGTGGCGGCCATCCGCGCGGGCAACCCCCCTGACACCGCCATCCTCCTTTCCCAACAGCTCTACACCCTGCTGGCCATGGACGCCATTGAGCCCTTTGACCCCTATATCTCCAAGGACCCCGAGCTGGCCCAGGCGGTGCGGGACTTCTTCCCTGCCTTCATGATGAACTCCACCTTGGACGGCAGGGTCTATAGCCTTCCCTTCCAGCGTTCCACCCCCATCCTTTACTACAACAAAGAGGCTTTCCGGGAAGCTGGGTTAGACCCGGAAAAGCCTCCCCGAACCTGGGATGAACTTGTGGAGTACGCCAAGCGGCTCACCAAGCGGGACGCCCAGGGTAGGGTGATCCGCTACGGGGTGGCCATCCCCACAGAGGACCGGTCCACGTGGTTGCTGGAGGGCCTGGTCATCCAGGCGGGTGGGCTCCTTTACGATCCAGCGGGCAGGGGCTGCAAGGTGCTGGTGGACACGGAACCCGTGCGCAAGGCCATGCAGTTCAAAGCCGATCTGGCCCGTAAGCACGGCGTGAGCCCCGAGGGGGTGATTGCCTGGGGCACCACCCCCGGGGACTTCGCTGCGGGCAAGGTGGCCATGATCTACCACTCCACAGGCTCCCTGGGCTTCATCCGCAACAACGCCCGCTTCGCCTTCGGCACCGCCTTCCAGCCCCGGTTGGTGCGCTACGGGGTGCCCACGGGCGGGGCCAACTTCTACCTCTTCAAGGGGTCGGATCCCGCTAAGCGGGAAGCCACCTTGCGCTTCATCAAGTTCATGACCAGCCCCGAGCTCCAGGCCCGCTGGGCCATCGACTCCGGCTATGTGGCCGCCAGGAGGTCTAGCTGGAACCTCCCCCTCATGCGGGAGTACGTGCGGCAGTGGCCCCAAGCGGTTACCGCCCGGGAGCAGCTGGCCTACGCCAAGGCCGAATTGCCCGTGTATAACCTGCAACAGGTCAAGGATATCATCGCCGAGGCGGAGCAGGCGGTGGTGCTGGGACGCAAGGACGTGCGCGAGGCCACCCGGGAGGCCCAACGGCGGGTGGACGAGGCCCTGAGGCCTTTCTGCAACCGCTGA
- a CDS encoding CobW family GTP-binding protein, with translation MDGRVPITLITGFLGAGKTTLVNRLLRQQEGLFVLVNEFGEVPLDQRLVEGRAEALAEGCLCCGLEGELLAALAALHRRGGFRHLLLETSGLAHPAPILRVLLSPGVREAYRLAGVVALVDPLHLDLYLAFPEAKAQIRYADLLLLTKADRAEPEALEKAEEAVRALNPLAPLRRLAKGEGVDPEEVLFPRREGGFRLLDFPPEHAHRQGLVAVGLEGEGALPYEAFREFMEDLVLGRGPFREGRLVRAKGEVNLEGSRHPLRFHGVYGLFDFEKGPPWPEGSRVNRLVFIGENLRKEAIRERFFRILRP, from the coding sequence GTGGACGGGCGGGTTCCCATCACCCTCATCACCGGCTTCCTGGGGGCGGGAAAGACCACCTTGGTGAACCGCCTCCTAAGGCAGCAGGAGGGGCTTTTCGTCCTGGTGAACGAGTTCGGGGAGGTCCCCCTGGACCAGCGCCTGGTGGAGGGGCGGGCAGAGGCCCTGGCGGAGGGGTGCCTCTGTTGCGGGCTGGAGGGGGAGCTTTTGGCGGCCCTGGCCGCCCTCCACCGCCGGGGGGGCTTCCGCCACCTCCTCCTGGAAACCTCGGGCCTGGCCCACCCCGCCCCCATCCTCAGGGTCCTCCTCTCCCCTGGGGTGCGGGAGGCCTACCGCCTGGCGGGGGTGGTGGCCCTGGTGGACCCCCTGCACCTGGACCTGTACCTGGCCTTCCCCGAGGCCAAGGCCCAGATCCGCTACGCCGACCTCCTCCTCCTCACCAAAGCCGACCGGGCGGAGCCCGAGGCCCTGGAGAAGGCGGAGGAGGCGGTGCGGGCCCTGAACCCCCTGGCCCCCCTCCGGCGGCTGGCCAAGGGGGAAGGGGTGGACCCTGAGGAGGTCCTCTTCCCGCGGCGGGAGGGTGGGTTTCGCCTCCTGGACTTCCCTCCGGAACACGCCCACCGGCAGGGCCTGGTGGCGGTGGGCTTGGAGGGGGAAGGGGCCCTGCCCTACGAGGCCTTCCGGGAGTTCATGGAGGACCTGGTCCTGGGCCGGGGCCCCTTCCGGGAGGGGCGGCTGGTGCGGGCCAAGGGGGAGGTGAACCTGGAGGGCTCCCGCCACCCCCTGCGCTTTCACGGCGTCTACGGCCTGTTCGACTTTGAAAAGGGGCCTCCCTGGCCCGAAGGCTCCCGGGTGAACCGCCTGGTCTTCATCGGGGAGAACCTCCGGAAGGAAGCCATCCGGGAGCGGTTTTTTCGCATCCTCCGGCCATGA
- a CDS encoding SaoD/DsrE family protein: protein MRVAYLLTTPRAASYRLGRMILPQLEAGVHGVEVVAIFFFDDNVMVLQRGNPIGERLSRLAREKGILLMMCDDCALERGLAVGEPRWCTPEGEGRREPGECRVAPHVVEGVEVGCFPDLYRALAGRVDQVITL from the coding sequence ATGCGGGTGGCCTATCTTCTGACAACCCCCCGGGCGGCCAGCTACAGGCTGGGCAGGATGATCCTGCCCCAGCTGGAGGCTGGGGTCCACGGCGTAGAGGTGGTGGCGATCTTCTTCTTCGATGACAACGTCATGGTCCTGCAAAGGGGCAATCCCATCGGCGAAAGGCTTTCCCGCCTCGCTCGGGAGAAGGGGATCCTCCTCATGATGTGCGATGACTGCGCCTTGGAGCGGGGGCTGGCCGTGGGGGAGCCCAGGTGGTGCACGCCCGAAGGGGAGGGGCGCCGGGAGCCAGGGGAGTGCCGGGTGGCCCCCCATGTGGTGGAAGGGGTGGAGGTGGGTTGCTTCCCCGACCTCTACCGGGCCCTGGCGGGAAGGGTGGACCAGGTGATCACCCTTTAG
- a CDS encoding CobW family GTP-binding protein codes for MARPIPVTVLVGFLGAGKTTLINHLLRTGLAGKRVAVVVNDLAEVNVDARLVVGRTERLVELANGCICCTLRQDLLSELERLAEEPLDYILVESTGIGEPLPIAQTFYMGGLPEKVRLDAIVSVVDAARFFELWEEVGEVEDAEGNPVEEPLAPLLAEQVEFANILVLNKVDLVGEEELARLEGFLRALNPGARILRAVRGAVDPGQILGTGLYDYEEGVRHPDWEREWQAPTKETEEYGFQSFVYRQGRPFRFAKFWSFLESFPAYVLRAKGFVRFADHPPALLSQAGESVVLEALEGAPAEEAPLYLDLGGEEEGTEIVFIGQGILRRRAEIESALALCLE; via the coding sequence ATGGCAAGACCCATACCGGTTACCGTTCTGGTGGGCTTTTTGGGCGCGGGCAAGACCACCCTCATCAACCACCTCCTGCGCACGGGCCTTGCGGGCAAGCGGGTGGCGGTGGTGGTGAACGACCTGGCGGAGGTGAACGTGGACGCCAGGCTGGTGGTGGGGCGCACGGAGCGGTTGGTGGAGCTCGCCAACGGCTGCATCTGTTGCACCCTGCGGCAGGATCTCCTCAGCGAGCTGGAGCGCTTGGCCGAGGAGCCCTTGGACTACATCCTGGTGGAGTCCACGGGCATCGGGGAGCCCCTTCCCATCGCCCAGACCTTCTATATGGGAGGCTTGCCCGAGAAGGTGCGGCTGGACGCCATCGTGAGCGTGGTGGACGCCGCCCGCTTCTTTGAGCTTTGGGAGGAGGTGGGGGAGGTGGAGGACGCGGAGGGCAACCCGGTGGAGGAACCCCTGGCCCCCCTCCTGGCGGAGCAGGTGGAGTTCGCCAACATCCTGGTCCTTAACAAGGTGGATCTGGTGGGGGAGGAGGAGCTTGCCCGGCTGGAGGGCTTCCTGCGGGCCCTCAACCCTGGGGCCAGGATCCTCCGGGCGGTGCGGGGGGCGGTGGACCCAGGCCAGATCCTGGGCACCGGGCTCTACGACTACGAGGAAGGGGTGCGCCACCCCGACTGGGAGCGGGAGTGGCAGGCCCCCACCAAGGAAACCGAGGAGTACGGCTTCCAGAGCTTCGTCTATCGGCAGGGGCGCCCCTTCCGCTTCGCCAAGTTCTGGAGCTTCCTGGAGTCTTTCCCAGCCTATGTGCTCCGCGCCAAGGGGTTCGTGCGCTTCGCCGACCATCCCCCGGCCCTCCTCTCCCAAGCGGGGGAGAGCGTGGTCCTCGAGGCCCTGGAGGGGGCCCCGGCGGAGGAGGCCCCCCTCTACCTGGACCTGGGCGGGGAGGAGGAGGGCACGGAGATCGTCTTCATCGGCCAGGGCATCCTGCGGCGCCGGGCCGAGATCGAAAGCGCCCTGGCCCTCTGCCTGGAGTAG
- a CDS encoding carbohydrate ABC transporter permease, translated as MLGVWLFLLPTLVFLAAFTYLPFGIAAWEGLPALGSLLQRENLNALGVTALYTLLVVPLSVALGLLAALAVEGNSRFRLLARALIFHPVILPTVAFAAVFLYLLNPLGPLQGTLRWLGLQNPLGDPLGAFLAVVLIGVLKDMGLFMLYYLAGLQALPKEILEAAKVDGAGRTATFLRITLPLLSPTTFFVGIMATLGALRNVDHIFVLTKGGPVGATDHLLYRVYTLGFEYFDFPQAGALTLVLLTALTTLALLALPRLERGVHYDG; from the coding sequence ATGCTCGGCGTCTGGCTTTTCCTCCTACCCACCTTGGTCTTCTTGGCAGCCTTCACCTACCTTCCCTTTGGCATCGCCGCCTGGGAGGGGTTGCCTGCTCTGGGATCGCTCCTGCAAAGGGAGAACCTGAACGCCTTAGGGGTTACAGCCCTCTACACCCTCCTGGTGGTACCCCTTTCCGTGGCCTTAGGACTCCTAGCAGCCCTGGCCGTGGAGGGCAACTCCCGCTTCCGCCTCCTGGCCAGGGCCCTCATCTTCCACCCCGTGATCCTACCCACCGTGGCCTTCGCCGCAGTATTCCTCTACCTCCTCAATCCCTTGGGTCCACTCCAGGGAACCCTCCGCTGGCTGGGGTTGCAGAACCCCTTGGGGGATCCCTTGGGCGCCTTCCTGGCCGTGGTCCTGATCGGGGTCCTTAAGGACATGGGGCTTTTCATGCTGTACTACTTGGCCGGCCTTCAAGCCCTACCCAAAGAGATCCTGGAAGCGGCTAAGGTAGACGGGGCTGGGCGCACCGCCACCTTCTTGCGCATCACCCTTCCCCTCCTCTCCCCCACCACCTTCTTCGTGGGCATCATGGCCACCCTGGGGGCCCTACGCAACGTGGACCACATCTTCGTCCTCACCAAGGGCGGTCCCGTAGGGGCCACGGACCACCTTCTCTACAGGGTTTATACCTTGGGCTTCGAGTATTTCGACTTCCCGCAGGCGGGTGCGCTGACCCTGGTCCTGCTCACCGCTTTGACCACCCTGGCCCTTCTAGCCCTGCCCAGGCTGGAAAGGGGGGTGCACTATGACGGGTAG
- a CDS encoding carbohydrate ABC transporter permease: protein MTGSQAISPATGKRKPLGMALLRNAPALLLASPFLFIAAFTLLAAFTPTADLNRGQLGSFTLENFRLAWESADFPRLYANTLLFTLGLLLVQLFTVTTAGFALAQLKVRGRNAVFYLILAQLFLPPSALILPNYLLIHRLGLSDTLTALALPYVASATGAFLLRQGFLQVPRELLDAARVDGATPWQILYRVMLPLVRPQLAAFALVSLVYHWNEFLWPLVVIQSREKRVLSLGFAAFARSAESGMEWGLIAAGAVLVALPLVLGFVLFQRAFVEAFARSGLKG, encoded by the coding sequence ATGACGGGTAGCCAGGCCATCTCCCCCGCCACGGGAAAGCGAAAACCCCTCGGAATGGCCCTCCTCCGGAATGCTCCCGCCTTGTTGCTGGCCTCTCCCTTCCTGTTCATCGCCGCCTTCACCTTGCTGGCCGCCTTTACCCCCACCGCCGACCTGAACCGGGGACAACTGGGAAGCTTTACACTGGAAAATTTCCGTCTTGCTTGGGAGTCCGCCGACTTTCCCCGGCTTTACGCCAACACCCTCCTCTTCACCCTGGGCCTACTCTTAGTGCAACTCTTCACCGTAACCACCGCGGGATTTGCCCTGGCCCAGCTGAAAGTCCGGGGGAGGAACGCCGTCTTTTATCTGATCCTAGCCCAGCTTTTCCTGCCCCCTTCCGCCTTGATCCTCCCCAACTACCTCCTGATCCACCGGCTGGGGCTTTCCGACACCCTCACAGCCCTGGCCCTGCCCTACGTGGCTTCCGCCACGGGAGCCTTTCTCCTACGCCAGGGCTTCCTACAGGTTCCCAGGGAACTCCTGGACGCCGCCCGGGTGGACGGGGCCACTCCTTGGCAGATCCTCTACAGGGTCATGCTGCCCTTGGTGCGGCCCCAACTGGCCGCCTTTGCCTTGGTGAGCCTAGTCTACCACTGGAACGAGTTCCTCTGGCCCCTGGTGGTCATCCAGAGCCGAGAGAAACGGGTGCTCTCCTTGGGTTTCGCCGCCTTCGCCCGGTCCGCAGAAAGCGGCATGGAGTGGGGCCTCATCGCAGCGGGAGCGGTACTGGTAGCCCTGCCTCTGGTGCTGGGCTTTGTGCTATTCCAACGGGCCTTCGTTGAAGCCTTCGCCCGAAGCGGGCTGAAGGGATAA
- a CDS encoding ABC transporter ATP-binding protein — MVRLEGVAKRFPGGGGVLGVDLEVGEGEVFVLLGASGSGKTTLLHLVAGLHLPDAGRVFLGGKEVTHLPPERRQVGYVFQDQALWPHLTALDHLLLVMPRPDRKEALGLLERVGLLDHAHKRPHQLSGGQRQRVALVRALARRPQVLLLDEPYSALDPVLREELRLEVRTLLKEQGITALHVTHDPEEAMLLADRVGVMSQGRLLQVGSPKEVYLHPNSLESFLAFGRANLLRRDGEVLAFRQEWASPGGSLIAEVLERRELRGEVLCRVRLEWGEAWVRLEARPGERLHLRIDPLLHFPAP, encoded by the coding sequence ATGGTGAGGCTGGAAGGGGTCGCGAAACGCTTCCCCGGCGGGGGCGGGGTGCTGGGGGTGGACCTGGAGGTGGGGGAAGGGGAGGTCTTCGTCCTCCTGGGGGCCTCGGGAAGCGGCAAGACCACCCTCCTCCATCTGGTGGCGGGCCTCCACCTCCCAGACGCAGGCCGGGTGTTCCTGGGGGGAAAGGAGGTGACCCACCTTCCCCCGGAGAGGCGGCAGGTGGGCTACGTCTTCCAAGACCAGGCCCTCTGGCCCCACCTCACCGCCTTGGACCACCTCCTCCTGGTGATGCCCAGGCCGGACCGGAAGGAAGCCCTGGGCCTCCTGGAACGGGTGGGCCTCTTGGACCACGCCCACAAGCGCCCCCACCAGCTCTCCGGAGGGCAAAGGCAGCGGGTGGCCTTGGTACGAGCCTTAGCCCGCAGGCCCCAGGTCCTCCTCCTGGATGAGCCCTACAGCGCCTTGGATCCCGTCTTGAGGGAAGAACTCCGCCTCGAGGTGCGCACCCTCCTCAAGGAGCAGGGAATCACGGCCCTGCACGTGACCCACGACCCGGAGGAGGCCATGCTCCTCGCCGACCGGGTGGGGGTGATGAGCCAGGGCCGCCTCCTCCAGGTGGGCAGCCCCAAGGAGGTCTACCTGCACCCCAACTCCCTGGAGAGCTTCCTGGCCTTCGGCCGGGCCAACCTCCTCCGGCGGGATGGGGAAGTGCTGGCCTTCCGCCAGGAATGGGCAAGCCCAGGGGGGAGCCTCATCGCGGAGGTCCTGGAAAGGCGGGAGCTGCGGGGGGAGGTGCTCTGCCGGGTGCGGCTGGAGTGGGGGGAGGCTTGGGTGCGCCTCGAGGCCCGGCCAGGGGAACGACTCCACCTAAGGATCGACCCCCTCCTCCACTTCCCCGCTCCCTGA
- a CDS encoding ABC transporter substrate-binding protein: MKVIPWLLGASLVLGSASAKDQITLYVAGAQLPDVQALVQAFNQVHPEITVQVFRSGAGEVVAKLRAELETGNPQPDLIWLVGEGFFRELSQRGLLMRIAPTFPGLPPQYVYEGGRYYEVRLLHNIIAVNSRRVRALPRTWADLTKKDYRGQVVMADPNFSGPALVALGYLSDRYGFGFWEAMKRNGMAVEQSNPVLQQKLARGEYSLAITNDYGVRQEIAKGAPLRIVYPQDGVIVAPTPIGIPTWSRRPDLAEKFLRFLLSERGQRVFVERGYLPVLPGIPAPADAPSRLVSVRGREASAETLERFNALFGLRR, translated from the coding sequence ATGAAGGTCATACCCTGGCTGCTCGGCGCCTCCTTGGTTTTGGGCTCTGCCTCGGCCAAGGACCAGATCACCCTCTATGTGGCCGGGGCTCAGCTCCCCGATGTGCAAGCCTTGGTACAAGCCTTCAACCAGGTGCATCCTGAGATTACAGTCCAGGTCTTCCGCTCAGGCGCAGGAGAAGTGGTGGCCAAGCTGCGGGCGGAGCTGGAGACGGGCAACCCGCAACCCGACCTCATCTGGCTTGTAGGGGAAGGTTTTTTCCGGGAACTGAGCCAGCGGGGTTTACTGATGCGGATAGCTCCCACTTTTCCTGGATTGCCTCCCCAGTACGTGTACGAGGGGGGGCGTTACTACGAAGTGCGCCTCCTGCACAACATCATTGCGGTCAACAGTCGGAGGGTACGTGCCCTTCCCAGGACATGGGCGGACCTAACCAAGAAGGACTACCGCGGCCAGGTGGTCATGGCAGACCCTAACTTCTCTGGGCCAGCTCTGGTGGCCTTAGGATACCTTTCTGATCGGTACGGGTTCGGCTTCTGGGAGGCCATGAAGCGGAACGGCATGGCCGTGGAGCAGTCCAACCCGGTACTCCAGCAAAAGCTCGCCCGCGGGGAATACTCCTTGGCTATCACCAATGACTATGGGGTACGCCAAGAGATAGCTAAGGGTGCCCCTTTACGCATAGTCTATCCCCAGGACGGGGTAATCGTGGCCCCAACCCCCATCGGCATCCCCACTTGGAGCCGCAGGCCGGATCTGGCGGAGAAGTTCTTACGCTTTCTTCTCTCCGAGCGGGGGCAAAGGGTCTTTGTGGAGCGGGGCTACCTCCCGGTCCTCCCCGGCATCCCTGCTCCTGCAGACGCACCGTCTCGTCTGGTGAGCGTGCGGGGCCGTGAGGCTTCTGCAGAAACCCTAGAACGCTTCAACGCCCTCTTCGGCCTTAGGCGATGA
- a CDS encoding NAD(P)/FAD-dependent oxidoreductase codes for MQRPEVLIVGGGPAGIGVAVALLQVGVRPLVLEARRVGASFLRWPRESRLLTPSFTANGFGLADLNAIAPRTSPAYTLGEEHPTGRAYARYLQAVAAHFAVPVLRAQAKRVVYREGLFRVDTGRGTLEAPFLVWAVGEFSFPRYPFPGAFLALPYARVGSFARLAREAPERVVIGGYESGVDAALHLAERGVRVLVLDPEAPWERRTGEPSWDLSPHTLDRLRRAPRGRIRFRRTKVLALQLKGEGYALLTEGGEVRTPHRPLLATGFGDGLEPLGGLLARGPEGHPLLTLEDESTLAPGLFLAGPKVRHGGSPFCFIYKFRARFPIVARAIARRLGRDEGPLEVYREEGMWLEDPTCCEVRCAC; via the coding sequence TTGCAACGCCCCGAGGTCCTGATCGTGGGAGGCGGCCCGGCAGGGATCGGGGTGGCGGTGGCCCTCCTCCAGGTGGGGGTCAGGCCCTTGGTGCTGGAGGCCCGGCGGGTGGGAGCCTCCTTCCTGCGCTGGCCCCGGGAGAGCCGGCTCCTCACCCCCTCCTTCACCGCCAACGGCTTCGGCCTGGCGGACCTGAACGCCATCGCCCCCCGCACCAGCCCCGCCTACACCCTGGGGGAGGAGCACCCCACGGGGCGGGCCTACGCCCGCTACCTCCAGGCGGTGGCCGCCCACTTCGCCGTGCCCGTCCTCCGGGCCCAGGCCAAGCGGGTGGTCTACCGGGAGGGGCTTTTCCGCGTGGACACGGGCCGGGGCACCCTCGAGGCCCCCTTCCTGGTCTGGGCCGTGGGGGAGTTCTCCTTCCCCCGCTACCCCTTCCCCGGGGCCTTCCTGGCCCTGCCCTACGCCCGGGTGGGTAGCTTCGCCCGCCTGGCCCGGGAGGCCCCCGAGCGGGTGGTGATCGGGGGGTACGAGTCCGGGGTGGACGCCGCCCTCCACCTGGCGGAGCGGGGGGTGAGGGTCCTGGTCCTGGACCCCGAGGCCCCCTGGGAGAGGCGCACGGGGGAGCCCTCCTGGGACCTCTCCCCCCACACCTTGGACCGCCTGCGGCGGGCCCCCAGGGGCCGGATCCGCTTCCGGAGGACCAAGGTCCTGGCCCTCCAGCTCAAGGGGGAGGGCTACGCCCTCCTCACGGAGGGAGGAGAGGTCCGGACCCCCCACCGCCCCCTCCTGGCCACGGGGTTCGGGGACGGCCTCGAGCCCCTGGGGGGCCTCCTGGCCCGGGGGCCTGAGGGCCATCCCCTCCTTACCCTCGAGGACGAGTCCACCCTGGCCCCTGGCCTCTTCCTGGCCGGGCCTAAGGTGCGCCACGGGGGGAGCCCTTTCTGCTTCATCTACAAGTTCCGCGCCCGCTTCCCCATCGTGGCCCGGGCCATCGCCCGGAGGCTTGGGCGGGACGAGGGGCCTTTAGAGGTCTACCGGGAGGAGGGCATGTGGCTGGAGGACCCCACCTGCTGCGAGGTGCGGTGTGCTTGCTAG